The DNA sequence CAGCGCCCAGACCACGAGGATCGAAGGCAGCAGGATGATCTTGAGCAGCTTGCGCTCGCGATCGATCCAGATCGCGTTCTCCGCGGAAGCGGGATCGGTTTCCTGATGATACACGAACAGGCGCGGGAGCATGAAGAGCCCCGCCATCCAGAACACGACGAAGATGATATGGCCGGCCTTGAGCCAGAGATACGTCATCGCAAGCACGTCCTGCATAAGGCCAATGTAGGCATCGGCGAGGCCGCCGTCATCCCCCGCTGCGCACGATCTGCAGCAGCTGCTCCACATGGGCGATCGGCGTCTCCTTGTCGATCCCATGGCCAAGATTGAACACATGCGGCCGCTCGGAAAATGCGCGAAGCACGGTTTGCGCCTGCACCGCAAGGCTATTGCCACCAGCCAGCAACAGCAGCGGATCGAGGTTGCCTTGTACGGGCATGCCCGCCGGGAGCTCCCGCGCCGCCCATAGCGGATCCACGGTCTCGTCCACGCCCACCGCATCCACGCCGGTCTCGCGCGCATAGGCGGGCAGCTTTTCCCCGGCACCCTTCGGGAAGCCGATCACCGGCACATCGGGATAGCGCGCCTTGACCTGCGCTGTAATCGCCGCATTTGGCGCGATGACCCACCGTTCGAACTCCGCCGGAGCGAGACTGCCCGCCCAGCTGTCGAACAATTGCACGGCTTCGGCGCCTGCCTGGATCTGACCGCAGAGATAATCGACCGTGACCGCCACGACCGAATCGATGATCTTCTGAAACGCCTCGGGGTCGCGATAGGCGAGCGCCCGCGTCACATGCTGGTCGCGACTGCCCTCCCCGGCAACCATGTAGGTGGCAACGGTCCAAGGGCTCCCTGCGAAGCCCAGCAGCGTCGTCTCGCCCGTCAGCTGGGCCTTCACCAACTCCACCGTGCGATAGATCGGCATGAGCCGGTCTGGGACCGCCTCCAGCGAGCCGAGCGCCCGATCGATCAGGCGCGGCGAAAGCCGGGGCCCCTCCCCCGCCACGAAAGCCAGGTCCTGACCCATGGCGTAGGGAACGATCAAAATGTCGGAAAACAGGATCGCCCCATCGAAGCCGAACCGCCGGATCGGCTGAAGGGTAATCTCTGCCGCTGCTTCGCTGTCATACACCAGCTGCAGGAACCCGCCCTTGCTGGCCCGCAACGCGCGATATTCGGGGAGATACCGACCCGCTTGCCGCATCAGCCATACCGGGCGCCGGTCCCCCATGGTCCCGCGCAGGGTTTCGAGAAGAAGGCCGGGCATCGCGAAAGGTCCAATCCAATAAAATATATATATGAATAGGATTCAGGACTCTGTTGGCCCTGTGGAAACTGGGGAAAGGCGGCCCTTGCCCGATTTCTCCCACGCTGAACAGGGGGCTCGGCGGGATGCGAATCCCACGTTGCGCGTGGTCAAGCAAAGGTTCTGCCCGCTATCCCCAGCCTGTCGATAGGTCTGCCAGGCTGTCGATGGACCTGCCGGGGAATCGCCGGTCAGTGGGTGTGCTTTTCGCTTGCGAACTTGTCCGGTGATTCCTCCGGCGGTTTGTGCCAGTGCTTTTCCACATGGCCCTTTTGCACCTGCATCTGCTGTCGGATTCCACCGGCGAAACGCTGGAAATGATCGCCAAGGCTGCTCTTGCCCAATTCGACGATGCGGAGGTGATCCGCCATTTCTGGCCGATGGTCCGTTCACAGCAGCACCTTGATCGTATCGTGGAAGAGCTGGCTGCCAACCCCGGCCTCGTTCTCTACACGCTGGTGAATGACGACACACGTCGGCGGTTGGAGGATCGTTGCCGCGGGCTGGGCTTGCCGCATGTGGCCGCGCTCGACACGGTAACAGCCGCGCTGGAAGATCGGCTGGGCCAGCAGGCGAAAGGGCGGCCGGGGCGGCAGCATCAGCTGGACGAAGCCTATTTCGCACGTGTGGATGCCATCCAGTTCACCATCGCGCATGACGACGGGATTGCGTGGGAGGAGTGGGAGGAAGCGGACATCCTTCTCGCCGGCGTATCACGCAGTTCCAAGACCCCGACCAGCATTTATCTGGCCAATCGGGGTTACAAGGTGGCCAATATCCCGCTGGTAATGGAAAGCCCGCCGCCGCCCTCCCTCTTCGAACTGCGCAATCCCTTGATCGTGGGCCTCACCACCGCCCCCACGCGACTGATTCAGATAAGGCGCAACCGCCTGCTGTCCCTGAACCAGGAAACGCAGACCGCCTATGTGGACGAGGAGAAGGTCGCCCGGGAAGTGGCATTTGCCCGGCGCATGTTCGCCGACAATGGCTGGCCGGTGATCGATGTCACCCGGCGCTCGATCGAGGAGACCGCAGCCGCGGTTATCCGCCTGTATAATCAGCGGTGCGAACGCGCCAAGGAGCGTCCGCCGCAAGTGGGAACCAAGCCGATATGATCACCCTCGCCTCCCGCAGCGCCTCTCGCCGGGCGATGCTGGAAGCCGCCGGCGTTGCCTTCCGACCGGTGCCCGCCGCAATCGACGAGCGTGCGCTGGAACGCGACCTGGCCGGCTCGCCGCCGGCCGCTGTCGCTGTGGCCCTCGCGGAGGCGAAGGCTCTCGCGGTCGAGGCGGCAGGCGATCGGCTGGTCCTTGGCAGCGACTCGCTGGTCGTGGTGGACGAGCTGCGGTTCGACAAGCCGTCGAGCCGGCGCGATGCCGCATCTCATCTGCGATTCTTCTCCGGCCGGGAGATGCAGCTCCATTCCGCAGCGGCGCTTGCGCGGGAGGGTAAAGTGATTTGGCGTCACTCCGCCATGGCCACTCTTCATGTGCGCAGGCTCACGGATGAGTTTATCGAAACCTATCTTGCGGAGGAATGGCCCGCCGTAAGCCAGTGCGTGGGCGTGTTCAGGATCGAAGGCCCGGGCGTGCAATTGTTTGAGCGGATCGAGGGCGACCACTTCACCGTGCTAGGGATGCCACTGCTGGCGGTGTTGGCAGCCTTGCGCGAGCACGGCGAGCTGCCTTCGTGAGTACGCCCTATGCAGAGGTGATCGGCGACCCCATCGCGCAGTCAAAATCGCCCACGATCCACAATCTCTGGATCGGGCGCCTCGGCTTGGAGGCAGAGTACCGTGCCTGCCATGTGAAGGGTGATGGGCTGGCAGAGTATCTCGCGCGTCGCCGGGAGGATCTGGCCTGGCGGGGCTGCAATGTCACCATGCCGCACAAGCAGGCGGTCATTCCCCTGATCGATCGGCTCGATCCGCTGGCGCAGAGGATCGGCGCGGTGAATACGATCCTGCGGGAAGCAGATGGCTCGCTGACCGGTTTCAACACCGATGCAGGTGGCTTTCTGGAGCCGCTCCGCGCAGAGTTGGCCAAGACGCACTATTTCCGGATGGCCCGCATTCTTGGCACCGGCGGTGCCGCGCGGGCCATCGTGGCTGCTCTGGCGGATCAGAACATGGTGCTGGTTCTTGCCGGGCGCGATCCAGCGAAGGCACGCGCCCTGCTGGACGAGCTCGCCCCCGGCGGTGAGCACCACGCCATCGACATCGCCCATTTCGCAGCGCCCGGCGATTTCGCCTTCGACGATCGGGAAGGCTGCTTCGATCTTGTGGTGAATGCCAGCCCGCTCGGCATGGCAGGGCAGCCGCCGCTGTTGTTCGACATGGGCCATGTGCCGCCGGGCAGCATAGTTTACGACATCGTCACCCATCCGCACGACACACCGCTCCTGCTATCCGCCCGCGCCGCGGGATTTGCCACGCTTGATGGGCTCAACATGCTGATCGGCCAGGCAGCTGAGGCGTTCGAGAAGTTCTTCGGTGCCTCACCGCCCCGGGCGGATGGCGACGAGGAATTGCGGCACCTGTTGCTTGGATGAGCGGGCCTCACGTTCTCGGCCTTACCGGCTCGATCGGCATGGGAAAATCCACCGTGGCGGCCATGTTTGCCGAACTGGGCGTGCCCGTATTCGATGCCGATGCCGAGGTTCGCCAGATGCAAGGCCGCGGTGGCGCATTATTGCCCGTGATCGAGGCGGCCTTTCCCGGCACCACTGGCCCTGATGGGGTGGACCGCAAGGCCCTGGGCGCAGCGGTGTTTGAGGATCCAGAGGCGCTCGCCCGGCTGGAAGCGATCGTCCATCCCGCAGTGCGCGCGCAGCGGAAAGCCTTTCTGCTCCAGCACGCGGCGGCTCCGCTGGTCGTGATCGATGTGCCGCTCCTTTTTGAAAGGACCGACCCAGCAGAGGTGGATTCGGTGCTCGTCGTCTCCGCCGGGCCAGATGTGCAGCGCGCCCGTGTCCTCGCTCGCCCGGGCATGACGCCCGCAAGCTTCGCGCGCATCTTGAGGCTGCAGATGCCGGATGCAGAGAAGCGGGCGCGGGCCGATCACATCATCGACACAGGCACGCCTCTTGCGGAAACGCGCGCTGCGGTCGCGAGGCTGGTGGAGAAGCTTACCCGCTAAGCGCTGCGCCCTTGCCAGCCGACCTGTCGCGGCCGATAATCCCCTGATGCGGGAAATCGTCTTCGACACCGAAACCACGGGCCTTGATCCACGGACCGGGGATCGCATGGTTGAGATCGGCTGCATCGAACTCCTCAATCGCGTTCCCAGTGGCCGCAATTTCCACGCCTATTTCAATCCGCAGCGGATGATGCCCTTCGAGGCGGAGAGGGTACACGGTCTCAGCGATGCCTTCCTTGCTGACAAGCCGCTTTTCGGGGAGAAGGTGCCGGAACTGCTCGACTTCATCGGCGATGCGCCGCTTGTTGCGCACAATGCGCAATTCGATTTCGGCTTTCTGAATTTTGAACTCGAGAGCTGCGGCCATCCGATTGTCGGGATGGAACGCATGGTCGATACGTTGGTGATCGCGCGTCGCCGGCACCCAGGTGCCAAGCATTCCCTCGATGCGCTCTGCTCGCGTTACGGTGTCGATCGAAGCCACCGCGTGATGCATGGCGCGCTGCTCGATGCCGAATTGCTCGCTCAGGTTTATGTGGAGCTGCTCGGCGGTCGGCAGATCGGCCTGGAACTCGGAGTTTCGACCGTAGCGGTACAGGCGGCAACGGTCTCAGCCGTGCCGACCAGCGGGCGCGCAAGGCCGTGCCGGCGAGTATTCCGCGAACCCCGCCCGCATGGCGCCACGCCGGAAGAGCGCGCGCGGCACGATCTGTTTATCCAAACGTTGGAATCTCCGCTCTGGAAGCGTTGAAACCGGTCGGTTTCGTGCACAAATCCACAGCACAACGATAATCAGAGGAGCAACCCCGCCCATGGAAATCCGCGTCTCCGGCCACCAGATGGACACTGGTTCGGCCTTGCAGGAACACGCCTCGGACCGTCTCACTGGCATCAGCGAGAAGTATTTCAGCCGGGCGCTTTCATCTTCGGTGACATTCGGCAAGGCGCCCGCTGGCGCCGTCGGGTGCGATATCGTTCTGCATGCGAACCAGGGGCTGATCCTCAAGAGCCACGGCGAAGCGCAGGATGCGCATGTGGCTTTCGACGTCGCCGCGGAGAAGATCGACAAGCAGCTGCGCCGTTACAAGCGCCGGCTGAAGGACCGCCATGAGCAGGCGCAGCACGCCGTGGAGCTGGAAGAAGCGGCTTACACCGTGTTCGGCGTGGAAGAGCCTTCCAGTGATGAAGAGGAAGCGGCTGACGCCCCCCCCGTAATCGCTGAGACGCGGATCGACGTGCCAGAGGTGAGCGTGTCGGACGCGGTGATGCTTCTGGACTTGCGCCATACCAATGCGCTGTTCTTCAAAAACGCTGGCACGGGACGCCATAATATGGTCTATCGCCGCGAAGATGGTTCGATCGGCTGGGTTGAGCCGTCCTGACAGATGCTCAAGCGGTGATTCACATCGCTCGTCATATCGATTTTTCATCCTATTGATGGAGTGGATGAGGCAGCGCCGCCGCTATGGTGGCCCTGCCTCATCAAAATCGTTCCGATCGGAAGTGCGAAGCCAGAAGACATGCGTGGCCTATTTCTGATGAAACCGGAAGCCGTTGCCATCGTGCACGCGGCGGACAAGCCGACCATCCTGGCGAAACTCAGTAGTCTGTTCGCAGGGGCGTGGGGCCTCGACGCGGCGCTGGTGCAGGAACAGCTGGAAGAGCGCGAGAAGCTCGGCAGCACCGGCTTTGGCAGGGGCGTGGCAATTCCCCATGCACGCGTGCCTGGATTGCAGCGGCCTGTGGCGGCGCTCCTCAAGCTGCGTCAGCCGGCGGACTTTGCCGCGGCTGACGGACTGCCGGTGGACCTGGTTTTCGGCCTTCTCTCGCCCGAAAATTGCGGCGCCACACATTTGCACGCGCTTGCGGCGATCTCCCGGCTGGTGCGGGATGAGCGAGTGCATGAGGCGCTGAGCGAAGCGCCCGATGAAGAGGCCATGTTCGGATTGCTCACCAATGCCACGGATCGCGACGCCGCCTGACGGATCCGCAAGCGCGGGCGCGAGCGGCGCTGCGCTGCATTATCGCGCGCTGGAATCGCTCTATGCTTCCGCGCCGGTCAACGCCCTGTTCGAATCTCGCCTGGAAGTGGTGGGCGAAGGCCATGCCCGGATCCATTTCACAGTGGACGAGCGCGTCTTTCACGCCGCCGGGGCGGCGCATGGAACAATCTATTTCAAGATGCTGGATGACGCTGCCTTTTACGCGGCCAATTCGCTCGTGTCCGATCGCTTTCTGCTGACCACGGCGTTCAATCTCCATTTCACGGCGCCGGTCCGCAGCGGGAAAGTGATCGCGGAAGGCCGTTGGATCAGCGGCAAGCGCCGCGTTTTCATTGCCGAAGCGCATCTCACCGATGAGACGGGTGAGGAAATCGGACGCGGAACGGGCACGTTCCTGCGGTCCCATATCGCGCTTTCCGGTCTTCCCGGCTACCGGATCGAAGGCTGAGGCCGGGATGGAGCCGCGGCTGCCCACTCACCTGGAAGTCGCCGGGATGATTCGCGCCGTGGAGGCTGCATCCGGCTTCGCCACCGTTATCAAAAAGGGTGAACGCGACGCGGGGACATTGCTCGTCGTCTGTTGCAAAAATGGCACCAACGCTTGCACGTGGGAGCGCATGCCACAGATGGATGGCACTCGCATGTGGACTAAAACGAGGCAGCAAGACCCGACAAATCCGGCAGAATTCTGGGATTACTGCACCCGCCGCCATGATCAGGATCGCGACCTGTGGGTGGTCGAACTGGATGTTCCCGATCCGGAACGATTCCTTACCGGGTCGGTTCACAAAGGTTGACACACGGGCCGCCGGGCCTATCTGCCGCCGCACTTCCAACAGCGCAGGCGGTTCGCCCGCGGCATTCTTGCCGTACGAACTGGCACGCAGACGGGGGGTAGCCGGCAGGCTGCAAGTTCGATCGCGCTGAAAGGCCACAGTTGGCCGCGATCACCACCTGCGTCGGGCGCCAACCGCCTTGATCAAAGGGACAGATGGTCCGTAGTGGTTTTGGTGCCGGGGCTATGGCCTCGGCCGTGATGTTGATGTTCGCTGTTTTCGGCGCCGAAAGTCCCGGCGCGGCGGCGTCAGACGAGATTGCGGCAGAGGCTTCCGCGGCCCTACCGCCCACCGGGGCGGACGAAGCAGCGCAAGGACCGCGCTTTGTCGCTCACGAGGTGGTTCAGCAGCTTCCCGAAAATGATGCAGAAGATGCTTCTTCGTTGGATGCATCTTCTCTGCGCGAACTCGTGTCCGACATTCCGACCGAGGGGCCCCTCTCACCCGAAATGCGCTGCCTTGCCGAGGCGGTGTATTTCGAAGCACGCGGCGAACCGCTTGCGGGCCAACTGGCAGTGGCGCGTGTGATCGTGAACCGCGCTGAATCGGATGCCTTCCCGGACGATTACTGCAGCGTAGTGAAGCAGCGCGGCCAGTTCTCCTTCGTGAAGAGCGGCCGTATCCCTGCGGTGCGTGCTTCATCCTCTGCCTGGCGCCGCGCCGAGGCGATTGCGCGTGTGGCTCACCAGGAACTGTGGGAAAGCGCGGCGGGCGATGCCCTCTATTTCCACGCTCAGCGTGTTCGCCCGAAGTGGGCCAGCCGCAAGATTGCCCGGGCGACGATCGACAGCCACATTTTCTATCGATGAACGCGAGCGACCGGTGGCGGATGGCTCAGCTCAGGCGAGTTCCACCCACACCGGCGCGTGATCGCTGGCCTTCTCCCGCCCGCGATAGTCCTTGTCCACCCCCGCCGCCCGCAGCCCGTCGGCGCATTCCGGTGACAACAGCAGGTGGTCGATGCGGAAGCCATGGTCCCGCTGCCAGGCGCCGGCCTGATAGTCCCAGAACGTCCAGATGCCTCCTCGCGGGTTCAGCGTGTCGATCGCATCAGTCCAGCCCTCATGCAGCAGACGCATGTAAGCATCGCGGCTGGCGGGCTGCATCAATGCGTCATCGCGCAGCGCAGCGGGGGACCAGATGTCCTTGTCCTCGGGCACCACGTTAAAATCGCCCACGACGACCACTTGCTTTTCGCTCGCCAGCAGATCCTTCATGCGCTGGCGCAGCCGCTCCATCCAGGCGAGCTTGTAGTCGAACTTGGGGCCCGGCTGTGGGTTGCCGTTGGGCAAGTAGATGTTGACGACGCGGACGTTGCCCACATCGGCTTCGATATAGCGGGCGTGATCGTCCGTATCGTCGCCCGGCAAGCCCCGGAGCACTTCGACAGGCGCAGTCCCATCGGCGAGGATGGCCACGCCGTTGAAGCTCTTCTGGCCGTGCCAGATGGCGTGATACCCGATCTTCTCCAGCTCATCGGCCGGGAAATTGGCATCCTGACTCTTGATTTCCTGGAGACAGGCGACCGCAGGCCGGGTTTCCTCCAGCCATTCGATCAGGCGCGGCAGTCGGGCCTTGATGCCATTGATGTTGAAGCTCGCTATCCGCACGCGGACAGCCTTAGATCCCGAAGCTGGAACCGCAACCGCAACCCGCGGCTGCATTGGGATTTTCTACACGAAAGGCGGCCCCGCCCAAGGACTCGACGAAATCTACCGTGCTGCCGGCAACCAGATCCAGGCTTACCGGATCAATTACCAGCTTCACTCCATCCGTTTCGCTTACGGCGTCGTCGCTCTCGATCTGTTCTGCGAGATCGAAGCGATACTGGAAGCCGGAGCAACCGCCACCCTCCACGGAAAGCCGCAGCATCGGCGGCCTGCTCCGCATTTCAGCGATCCGGCCGACGCGCTTCGCCGCAGCCTCGGTTAGTGTCACAGCGTTGCTCATGGCACAGATGTAGGGTCTGCATCCGCCTCGCTCAAGCCGGCCGATCAAGCGGCGGTGATATATTCCCGCATGGCGCGTGCTTCGGTCTCTACCTGATCGATCCGGTATTTCACGAGATCGCCGATTGAAACGAACGCCACCATCTCGTCGCCTTCCACCACCGGCAGGTGCCGGATGCGGCGTCGCGTCATCAGCGAAAGCGCCGCGAGCACATCCGTTTCCGGACCTACCGTTATCGGGGGCGTCGTCATGACCTTGCGCACCTCGTGCAGCAGTGCCACCGCCGCATCGCGGGCGATGGCATAGAGCAGGTCACGTTCCGAGAAAATCCCGACCACGCGCTGTCGCTCCAGCACCGGCATTGCGCCGATACGCTGTTCGGCAAGCAAGCCCGCGGCCTCGCGGACTGTGGTTTCGGGTGCGCAGTGAACAATGCTCTGGTTACGGCCGGCGATTATCCTGGCGATTGTCATCGCTCGTCTCCTTCCTCTGCCCACCGCCATAATGACACGAAACAGCCCGCCGCGCCAAACGGCGAGGTGTGCGGAGGTTGTCACCCGCACCTTTGACGCCCATGGAGCCGTCATGGCCAAGCGCTCCCCGCTCGAAGATCCGGACACGGCCGCCCATGCTTGGGCACGTTATCGGCGAATCATGCGATTGATGTTGCTGGTTACGCTGGGCGTCGTCGCAATTGCCATGACATTGATTTACAAGGAAATCGGGACTCAATCCGTCCATCTGTTTATCGCCACGGCGCTGGGCCTTGGCTTTACGATGCTGCTTTTTTCGGCGTTGATGGGTCTCGTGTTCCTGTCAGCGGGCACCGGTCATGACGAGTCGGTGATCGATCCGCTCAACGACTCACCAGATTCTGCGGGTGACCTCAGCCGATAGGCTTCCACCGGCACTCCCCCAATGAAGTGGTCCTGGATGATCTGTTCCAGCACCTCTTCCGTGCAGGAGTGATACCAGACATTGTCCGGCCAGATGACCGCGATTGGGCCGGCGGCGCAGATCTGCAGGCAATCCGCTTTGGTCCGCTGCACCCCGCCGTTGCCGGCGAGGCCGAGTTCCTTGAGCCGCTTCTTGAGATATTTCCAGGCGCGTTCGCCGACTTCGCGGCGGCAACATTCCTGCTTTTCCGAAATTCCGCAGAGGAAAATTTGCCGCCGGATGCCGTCGCCGCCGATCTTGCGGAAGGCTCGCTCGGCGCGCTCTAGCTCACGTTCGCTGGAATGCTTGCTCATATTCCTTAGCTAGGACCTGAGCGGCCCAAGGCAAGCTGCCGAAGCCTTATTCAGCCTTTCTTGCCAGCAATCCGGGCTATCTCGTCCTTCACCATTCGCTCCACGATCCCCGGAAGGTGGGTGTCCAGCCATTGCGCCAGCATGGGGCGCAGCATTTCGCGCGCCATCCCCTCCAGCGAGGTTTCGCCGGAGCGAACGATCTGCGGCTGTGCGCCGGGCCGAGCAATCATAGCCAGAGCGGCCAACGATTCGCGCATCGCCGTCGCTGCCGCTGCATTGGTGAGTCCGGGTTCGCCGGTGCCACTCTCGCCCTCATCATCGGAATGATCTGCGGGACGATGGCGGAGCGCCTCGTCGCTATCCACCATCTCGGCCGCTTCGCCCAGTTCCAGCACCCCTTCGGCGTCATGGACAGAATTGCGGGCGGCTTCCGGGGCTTCGCGAGGGAGGCCGCTATTCTCCCGACGGCGGCGTTCGGCGAGGGCGGATTCGCGGTTGTCCCGCGCGATCACCTTCTTGATCGATTCAAGGATTTCCTCGACCGAGGGTTCGCCGTCCTGTCGCATGAAGCCCAACACCCCCATTTGCGCTATTCCGGCGGAATCTCGCCGTCCGGCGCGGGGATGTCAACGGTCCTCGTGGATTGCGGCGTCGGATCAGGATCCATCGACCAATCCCAGAACTTGCCCTTCACGCGGTTGTAATTGGCGGCGGGATCATAGAGGGGGCCGACAATATCCTCTTCCAGGCCAAGATCGCGTGCCTCCGCGCGGCCCATCGCGGCCAGAAGCGTGAAGCCAGCCACATAGGCATTGCGCCGTGCGGTCACCAGATTGACCTGGGCGTTCAGCAATTCCTGCTGGGCGTTCAGAATGTCGAGGATGGTGCGGTTGCCCACCGTATTTTCCGCTCGCACCCCTTCCAGGCTCAGATTGGCCGCATCCACGGCAGATTGGCTGGATACGATAATGGCATTGGCGGCCAGCATGCTGGCGTAGGCGGACCGCACCGTTGCGATGATGTTGCGTTCGGTCTCGATCACGCGTTCGAGCGCGGCGGAGGCGTTGGCCTGGGCCTGCCGTTCCTGCGCTGCCACGCGGCCGCCCTGGAACAGCGGCAGCGTGAGGCGGACGCCGGCCTGCGCCGAGGTTTGCACCTGCTCTGCAGGCTCCCCCCCGGGAACAGCGCCGAGGGAGCCGAGATAATCCGTATAGTTGCCATTGCTGAACAGTGACAGCGTCGGCAGGCGGCCTGCCCCGGCAACTTCAATGTCGTAACCGGCCGCCTTCGCCTGCTCGCGGGCCGCAATCATGTCGGGATTGCTGTCCAGCGCGACCAGCACGGCCGCGTCCGCCGTATCGGGCAGGCCGGGAAGCGGCGGCGGAGGTTGCAGATCGCTGGCCGAACTGCCGACGAGCTGGATGTAACGCTCCCGCGCATCCACCAGGTTTGCCTGGGCCGAGCGCAAATCGCTTTCGGCCTGCGCGAGGCGCGACTGAGACTGCGCCACGTCCGTGCGTGTCAGGTCACCAATCTCGAAGCGGTCGCTCGTCGCCTGCAGATTGACCTGCAGCACGTCCACATTGTTGCGCGACAGGCCGACGAGCGCCTCCCGCAGGATCACGTCCATATAGGCTGCCACGACCTGGGAAAACACGCTGCTTTCCGTGCCTCGCAGATCGGCCCTGCCCGCCAGCACACGCGTCTTGGCTGCCTTGATGCCGTTGCGCACGCTGCCGCCGGAATAGATCGGCACGCTGAGCTCAACCGAGCCTGCCGCCGCGCGCTCCGGGGCGATGAAGCTGGCGGAGGATTGCTTGAGATATTCGGTGTACTGGCCGTTGGTGCTGACGTTCGGGAGCCCCTGCGCCCGCTGGATCACCACGTTTTCGTCTGTCGCGCGCAGTTGGGCGCGGGCGGCTTCGAGCGTGGGATTGGTGGAATAGGCCTTCGCCAACGCTTCCTTCAGCGTCTCGGCAGTCGCCGGCGCAGCGCAGGCCACACTCGCGCCGAGGCAGGCGGCAAACGTCGCCTTCAGCGTCGGACGCGCCCGGGTCATTACTGGAAGCTCCAGCCTTTCGCGACGGCAAATTCAGGAAGGACCGGGATGCCGATCTCCGCCAGCGGCAGCAGCGCGATCTCTCCGGTAACCTTGCGGCCGCGCGCCAGCCGGGTGACGCCGTTGCGCACGATGCCCGTCACCAGCCGCCCGTCTTCGGCAAGGCGGCGGGCGAGCGATTCCGGAATCTGTTCCCCGGCGCCGTCCACGATGAGCACGGTGATATCGGCAGGCTTGCGGGATTTCGTGCAGGCTTCCTCGGGAGTGAGCACTTCGAGCGAGCCGACCAGCGGGCGCAGCAGTTCGGCCATGTAGCCGCTCCCGCCGTCCACCAGCAGTACCTTGTCTGCGAGGCGCGGAGCGGCTTCCTGCAGCATCAGACCCTGCACCACCGGGGCGGCGATATAGCGCCCCCCGCCCAGCGGCACGGCGCGGTCCATGTAAGCGATGCCACGCGAGGCGACCGGGACGAAATCCTCCCGGGCCACCGCACCCATGCGCTGCAGCACGACATCCGCGTTCACGCCGCTGGGGCGCAGCTGGCTGTTGATCATGGCCTTGCGGGCCGCCTCATTTCCGGCGCTGCTCGGCCGGTCCTCCACGATCGTCACTTCGCTATCTCTTGTCGCTGGAACACACGCTGGAACCCATCGGCCTTAGGCAAAACACCGCCAGAGGCCAAGAGCTTTGACCGTAGCCCCGCTTCCCGCCTATGCGCGGCCGGTTCTGCCAAAAGGAGTGCTGGATCGATGAGCGACATGGTCGTCATCCGTGAGGAAGATCTGATCGAAAGCGTGGCCGACGCGCTGCAATACATCTCCTACTATCATCCGATGGACTATATTCGTGCGCTCGGCGCTGCGTATGAAGCGGAGCAAAGCCCCGCCGCGCGTGACGCCATCGCCCAGATCCTCACCAACAGCCGCATGTGCGCCGAAGGCCATCGGCCGATTTGCCAGGACACGGGGATCGTCAATGTGTTCGTCAAATGGGGCATGGATTGCCGCCTCTCCGACACATCGCGCCCGCTTCAGGCGGTGATCGACGAGGGGGTGCGCCGGGCCTATATGCATCCCGAGAACCGGCTCCGCGCCTCGGTGCTGGCCGATCCC is a window from the Altererythrobacter sp. B11 genome containing:
- a CDS encoding protein-L-isoaspartate O-methyltransferase family protein; this encodes MTIVEDRPSSAGNEAARKAMINSQLRPSGVNADVVLQRMGAVAREDFVPVASRGIAYMDRAVPLGGGRYIAAPVVQGLMLQEAAPRLADKVLLVDGGSGYMAELLRPLVGSLEVLTPEEACTKSRKPADITVLIVDGAGEQIPESLARRLAEDGRLVTGIVRNGVTRLARGRKVTGEIALLPLAEIGIPVLPEFAVAKGWSFQ